In Halanaeroarchaeum sp. HSR-CO, one DNA window encodes the following:
- a CDS encoding helix-turn-helix transcriptional regulator translates to MGDTPDALDRSESESASGTLDRATGGACCEGQLPANRVASDEIIEAEQTVFKALANEKRLRIIEALRDGELCVCDLEAVLDVPQSTVASHLARLREAGIVGTRKDGKWTHYRITDTLTLQMLDLAAALGDGE, encoded by the coding sequence ATGGGCGACACTCCAGACGCGCTCGATCGGAGCGAGAGCGAATCGGCCAGTGGCACACTCGACAGGGCGACCGGTGGGGCCTGTTGTGAGGGTCAGTTACCGGCCAACAGGGTGGCCTCGGACGAGATCATCGAGGCCGAACAGACGGTGTTCAAGGCGCTGGCGAACGAGAAACGACTTCGCATCATCGAGGCGCTTCGTGATGGCGAACTCTGTGTCTGCGACCTCGAGGCGGTGCTGGACGTTCCCCAGTCGACGGTGGCCTCCCACCTCGCTCGGCTCAGGGAGGCGGGTATCGTCGGTACCCGAAAGGACGGGAAGTGGACTCACTACCGCATCACGGATACGTTGACCCTCCAGATGCTCGATCTCGCCGCCGCACTCGGTGACGGCGAATGA
- a CDS encoding permease, producing the protein MIPSGYETALLDSWAYFVHLAVILTPLFIGASFLVGLAQEYLPPERVEAMLRSRDHGSGNVLAAGLGAVTPFCSCSTVPVLAGLLGAGAPLGLAFSFLLASPIVNWIAVFLLFGLFGPTVTLVYVLTALLAAVVGGLVIGTLDLERYVKDVRITTGSREITTDGGTTECACSGSPASTHAERVTAAGRGALSFFWDTLPYIVVGIAIGALIHGAVPESVLLRIAGPENPLATPLAALAGAPLYVSISGMLPIAHSLAEQGIPIGTVMAFVIGGAGISIPNLILLNKLFDRRLLGIYAATVVAIGIAVGVLFNMVLVGVL; encoded by the coding sequence ATGATCCCGTCGGGGTACGAGACTGCGCTGCTGGATTCCTGGGCGTACTTCGTCCACCTGGCGGTGATCCTCACGCCGCTGTTCATCGGCGCCTCGTTCCTCGTAGGCCTCGCCCAGGAGTATCTCCCGCCGGAGCGCGTCGAGGCGATGCTCCGCTCCCGGGACCACGGGAGTGGGAACGTTCTCGCGGCGGGCCTCGGCGCCGTGACGCCGTTCTGCTCCTGCTCGACGGTGCCCGTCCTGGCCGGGTTGCTGGGCGCTGGCGCTCCGCTCGGACTGGCGTTCTCGTTCCTGCTCGCCTCGCCCATCGTCAACTGGATCGCGGTGTTCCTGCTGTTCGGCCTGTTCGGGCCGACCGTGACCCTCGTCTACGTCCTCACCGCACTGCTCGCGGCGGTCGTCGGTGGGCTGGTTATCGGCACGCTCGACCTCGAACGGTACGTCAAGGACGTCCGGATCACGACTGGCAGCCGGGAGATCACGACCGATGGTGGCACCACGGAGTGTGCCTGTTCTGGCTCACCGGCCAGCACTCACGCGGAACGGGTCACCGCTGCCGGCCGTGGCGCGCTCTCCTTTTTCTGGGACACGCTTCCCTACATCGTCGTCGGCATCGCGATCGGTGCCCTCATCCACGGCGCCGTCCCCGAATCGGTTCTCCTGCGGATCGCCGGACCCGAGAATCCGCTCGCGACGCCACTCGCCGCGCTCGCGGGTGCGCCGCTGTACGTCAGTATCAGCGGGATGCTCCCCATCGCTCACTCGTTGGCCGAACAGGGTATTCCCATCGGCACCGTTATGGCGTTCGTGATCGGTGGTGCCGGAATCAGTATCCCGAACCTGATCCTGTTGAACAAACTCTTCGACCGTCGACTGCTCGGCATCTACGCGGCCACCGTCGTCGCCATCGGCATCGCCGTCGGCGTCCTGTTCAACATGGTCCTCGTTGGTGTACTCTGA